A window from Mangifera indica cultivar Alphonso chromosome 2, CATAS_Mindica_2.1, whole genome shotgun sequence encodes these proteins:
- the LOC123205011 gene encoding uncharacterized protein LOC123205011 has translation MCPLRFILVFFSAVLAGYFAWRTVRSSPEIDTVISEDSTSEKTLLKDKQEFNFKRAVQNGFWVFVDMASGRYLWRNLREVKKD, from the exons aTGTGTCCTCTGAGGTTTATTTTGGTGTTCTTTTCAGCAGTTCTTGCTGGGTATTTCGCCTGGAGAACTGTCCGTTCTTCTCCCGAAATCGACACAGTGATTTCGGAGGATTCCACGAGCGAAAAGACATTGTTGAAAGATAAACaagaatttaatttcaaaagg GCGGTTCAAAACGGATTCTGGGTATTTGTCGACATGGCTAGCGGGAGGTACCTGTGGAGGAATCTCAGAGAGGTGAAGAAAGATTAG
- the LOC123207071 gene encoding glutamate dehydrogenase 1 isoform X2, translating into MNALVATNRNFKLAARLLGLDSKLEKSLLIPFREIKVECTIPKDDGTLASFVGFRVQHDNARGPMKGGIRYHPEVDPDEVNALAQLMTWKTAVANIPYGGAKGGIGCNPSELSVSELERLTRVFTQKIHDLIGIHTDVPAPDMGTGPQTMAWILDEYSKFHGHSPAVVTGKPIDLGGSLGRDAATGRGVLFATEALLNEHGKTIAGQRFAIQGFGNVGSWAAQLISEKGGKIIAVSDVTGAIKNTNGIDIPSLLRHAKEHRGVKGFHGGDLIHPNSILVEDCDVLIPAALGGVINRDNASDIKAKFIIEAANHPTDPEADEILSKKGVIILPDIYANSGGVTVSYFEWVQNIQGFMWDEEKVNHELKTYMTRGFKGVKEMCQTHNCDLRMGAFTLGVNRVARATVLRGWEA; encoded by the exons ATGAATGCGTTAGTAGCAACCAACAGAAACTTTAAGCTGGCAGCAAGGCTGCTGGGATTAGACTCTAAGCTTGAGAAAAGTTTGCTCATTCCTTTCAGAGAGATCAAG GTTGAGTGTACCATACCCAAAGACGATGGCACATTGGCTTCTTTTGTTGGGTTCAGGGTTCAACATGACAATGCTAGGGGACCCATGAAAGGAGGAATCAGATATCATCCAGAG GTTGACCCAGATGAAGTGAATGCTTTAGCACAACTCATGACATGGAAGACAGCAGTCGCGAATATCCCATACGGTGGTGCTAAAGGTGGGATAGGATGTAATCCTAGTGAATTGAGTGTATCTGAGTTAGAACGACTCACTAGGGTCTTCACCCAAAAGATTCATGATCTGATTGGAATTCATACAGATGTTCCAGCTCCTGATATGGGAACAGGTCCTCAG ACTATGGCATGGATACTGGAtgaatattctaaatttcaCGGCCATTCTCCCGCAGTTGTGACTGGAAAACCTATT GATCTTGGTGGATCTCTAGGCAGAGATGCGGCAACAGGACGAGGAGTGCTCTTTGCTACGGAGGCCCTGCTAAATGAGCATGGAAAGACCATTGCTGGACAACGATTTGCTATACAG GGTTTTGGAAATGTGGGTTCCTGGGCTGCTCAGCTAATCAGTGAAAAAGGCGGAAAAATTATCGCAGTAAGTGATGTCACTGGAGCCATCAAGAATACCAATGGTATAGATATTCCAAGCTTACTCAGGCATGCCAAGGAACACCGTGGTGTCAAAGGATTCCATGGTGGAGATCTGATACATCCTAACTCAATATTGGTTGAGGACTGTGACGTTCTGATCCCAGCAGCCCTTGGGGGTGTTATTAATAG GGACAATGCGAGCGACATTAAAgccaaatttattattgaagCTGCTAACCATCCAACCGATCCAGAGGCTGATGAG ATCTTGTCAAAGAAAGGCGTTATTATACTTCCAGATATATATGCAAACTCTGGAGGGGTTACCGTTAGTTACTTTGAATGGGTGCAG AACATCCAAGGGTTCATGTGGGATGAGGAGAAAGTAAACCATGAACTTAAGACTTACATGACAAGAGGGTTCAAAGGTGTCAAGGAGATGTGCCAAACCCACAATTGCGATCTACGTATGGGAGCCTTCACCCTTGGAGTTAACCGTGTTGCACGAGCCACTGTTCTTAGGGGTTGGGAAGCGTAA
- the LOC123207071 gene encoding glutamate dehydrogenase 1 isoform X1 — protein MNALVATNRNFKLAARLLGLDSKLEKSLLIPFREIKVECTIPKDDGTLASFVGFRVQHDNARGPMKGGIRYHPEVDPDEVNALAQLMTWKTAVANIPYGGAKGGIGCNPSELSVSELERLTRVFTQKIHDLIGIHTDVPAPDMGTGPQTMAWILDEYSKFHGHSPAVVTGKPIDLGGSLGRDAATGRGVLFATEALLNEHGKTIAGQRFAIQGFGNVGSWAAQLISEKGGKIIAVSDVTGAIKNTNGIDIPSLLRHAKEHRGVKGFHGGDLIHPNSILVEDCDVLIPAALGGVINRDNASDIKAKFIIEAANHPTDPEADEILSKKGVIILPDIYANSGGVTVSYFEWVQFCGMQNIQGFMWDEEKVNHELKTYMTRGFKGVKEMCQTHNCDLRMGAFTLGVNRVARATVLRGWEA, from the exons ATGAATGCGTTAGTAGCAACCAACAGAAACTTTAAGCTGGCAGCAAGGCTGCTGGGATTAGACTCTAAGCTTGAGAAAAGTTTGCTCATTCCTTTCAGAGAGATCAAG GTTGAGTGTACCATACCCAAAGACGATGGCACATTGGCTTCTTTTGTTGGGTTCAGGGTTCAACATGACAATGCTAGGGGACCCATGAAAGGAGGAATCAGATATCATCCAGAG GTTGACCCAGATGAAGTGAATGCTTTAGCACAACTCATGACATGGAAGACAGCAGTCGCGAATATCCCATACGGTGGTGCTAAAGGTGGGATAGGATGTAATCCTAGTGAATTGAGTGTATCTGAGTTAGAACGACTCACTAGGGTCTTCACCCAAAAGATTCATGATCTGATTGGAATTCATACAGATGTTCCAGCTCCTGATATGGGAACAGGTCCTCAG ACTATGGCATGGATACTGGAtgaatattctaaatttcaCGGCCATTCTCCCGCAGTTGTGACTGGAAAACCTATT GATCTTGGTGGATCTCTAGGCAGAGATGCGGCAACAGGACGAGGAGTGCTCTTTGCTACGGAGGCCCTGCTAAATGAGCATGGAAAGACCATTGCTGGACAACGATTTGCTATACAG GGTTTTGGAAATGTGGGTTCCTGGGCTGCTCAGCTAATCAGTGAAAAAGGCGGAAAAATTATCGCAGTAAGTGATGTCACTGGAGCCATCAAGAATACCAATGGTATAGATATTCCAAGCTTACTCAGGCATGCCAAGGAACACCGTGGTGTCAAAGGATTCCATGGTGGAGATCTGATACATCCTAACTCAATATTGGTTGAGGACTGTGACGTTCTGATCCCAGCAGCCCTTGGGGGTGTTATTAATAG GGACAATGCGAGCGACATTAAAgccaaatttattattgaagCTGCTAACCATCCAACCGATCCAGAGGCTGATGAG ATCTTGTCAAAGAAAGGCGTTATTATACTTCCAGATATATATGCAAACTCTGGAGGGGTTACCGTTAGTTACTTTGAATGGGTGCAG TTTTGTGGAATGCAGAACATCCAAGGGTTCATGTGGGATGAGGAGAAAGTAAACCATGAACTTAAGACTTACATGACAAGAGGGTTCAAAGGTGTCAAGGAGATGTGCCAAACCCACAATTGCGATCTACGTATGGGAGCCTTCACCCTTGGAGTTAACCGTGTTGCACGAGCCACTGTTCTTAGGGGTTGGGAAGCGTAA
- the LOC123207125 gene encoding putative H/ACA ribonucleoprotein complex subunit 1-like protein 1, with product MRPPRGGGSFRGGRDGGRGRGGGRFGGGRGGRGGGGFRDEGPPAEVVEVSTFLHACEGDAVTKLTNEKIPFFNAPIYLQNKTQIGKVDEIFGPINESYFSIKMMEGIVATSYNPGDKFFIDPSKLLPLARFLPQPKGQPQAAGRGGRGGGRGGRGGFRGGARGRGPARGGRGGPPRGGGRGGGFRGRGRF from the exons ATGAGACCCCCGAGAGGTGGAGGCAGTTTTAGGGGCGGAAGAGACGGTGGCCGTGGAAGAGGCGGAGGCCGTTTTGGTGGTGGCCGTGGTGGCCGCGGTGGTGGTGGGTTCCGTGACGAGGGACCTCCTGCTGAAGTTGTTG AGGTGTCTACTTTTCTTCACGCGTGTGAAGGTGATGCAGTTACAAAGCTCACAAATGAAAAAATACCATTCTTTAACGCTCCCATTTATTTGCAAAACAAAACTCAGATAGGAAAAGTTGATGAAATTTTTGGTCCGATTAATGAATCT tatttttcaatcaaaatgatGGAAGGTATTGTTGCAACTTCATATAACCCAGGAGATAAGTTCTTTATTGACCCAAGCAAGCTTTTGCCTCTTGCAAGATTTCTTCCACAACCAAA GGGGCAGCCACAAGCTGCGGGAAGAGGTGGCCGAGGTGGAGGCAGAGGTGGCCGAGGCGGTTTTAGAGGTGGTGCTCGCGGAAGGGGTCCTGCAAGAGGAGGCAGGGGTGGACCACCCCgaggtggtggtcgtggtggtgGCTTTAGGGGCAGAGGAAGGTTTTAG